The genomic DNA AGGAGCCACTCGGTCATAGTGGAGCCATCCTAGAGAGCCCTACCGACAACCCACGAAGAGCCCGCGCCCGCCCGGCCGCGCGCCTCCCGTTGTGGGCCGCAAGGGGCCGGCCCGGGCGGCAGCCTCGGGCGGTGGGCCGGGGAGTGACCCAGCCCACCTTAGGCATCCCTCGCACGGTAGCCTGGCACCGGCGGACCAGCGAAGTCGTCGGCTGGCCGCTGTTGATGGCCGATCCCGGCGACGTGCGAGAGAGACGAGTACGCCGTGGCACAGCTGCCCGCTCAGAGCGACCCCACCAGCTTCGGACCGAATCAGTGGCTGGTCGATGAGCTGTACGAGCAGTACCTCGAGGACAAGAACGCCGTCGATGAGGCCTGGTGGCCGTTCTTCGACGGCTACATGGCGCGGGGGAAGCAGGGCGGCAACGGATCGGCACCGAGTTCTCGTACGTCGAGCGCGGCAGCCCCACCGGCGCCGCAGCAGGGCTCCCCCGCCGCCGGGCAGCAGCCCGGACCACGCCGGGCTCCCGCCCCCGCACCGGCACCGGCCGCGGCCGCGAGCACGGGGTCCGCCCCCACGCCCCAGCCGGCCGCGCCCAACCCCCCGGCGCAGCACGCCGCGCAGAAGCAGGCCGACGCCGCCGCCGCCCCGCAGGCCGGCGAGGGCGACCAGGCCGCCACCAAGCCCGCGCCCGACCGCGCCGCCGCCGCCACGACCGGTGCCGAGTCCAAGGCCGCGAGCGCCGGCGGCGACGAGACCAGCCCCGCCGCCCCCGCGCCGGGCGCCAAGGCCGCACCCACCCCGCGCGACACCCCGCAGGTGAAGAACCCCAAGGCCGACGACCAGGACGTCGTCAAGGCCATCAAGGGACCGGCCGCTCGCATCGTCACGAACATGGACGCCTCGCTCGCCGTACCGACGGCCACCAGCGTGCGCGCCGTACCGGCGAAGGCGATGATCGACAACCGCGCCGCGATCAACCAGCACCTGCGCCGCACCCGCGGCGGCAAGATCAGCTTCACGCACCTCATCGGCTACGCGATCGTGCAGGCCCTCAAGGTCCTGCCGGACATGAACGCCAACTTCAAGCTCGACGACGCCGGCAAGCCGGTGCTCATCCAGCCCGCGCACATCAACTTCGGGCTCGCGATCGACCTGCCCAAGCCGGACGGCACCCGCAGCCTCGTCGTCCCGTCGGTCAAGGCCGCCGAGAAGACGGACTTCTTCCACTTCTGGAACGGCTACGAGGAGCTCGTGCGCAAGGCCCGCACCGGCAAGCTCACCGTCGACGACTTCGCGGGCACCACGATCTCGCTGACCAACCCCGGCGGCATCGGCACCGTGCAGTCCGTACCGCGGCTCATGCAGGGCCAGGGCGCGATCATCGGGGCGGGCGCGCTGGACTACCCGGCCGAGTGGCAGGGCAGCTCGATGGAGACCATCGCCCGGCACGGCATCAGCAAGATCATCACGCTGACCAGCACGTACGACCACCGCATCATCCAGGGCGCCACCAGCGGCGAGTTCCTCAAGATCGTGCACGCGCTGCTGCTCGGCGAGAACGGCTTCTACGACGACATCTACACCTCGCTGCGGATCCCGTACGAGCCGGTGCGCTGGGCCCGCGACGTCCTGTCCAACCACGAGGACGACCTGGGCAAGGCCGCCCGCGTGCAGCAGATCATCCACTCCTACCGCGTGCGCGGGCACCTGCTCGCCGACACCGACCCGCTGGAATACCGGATGCGCAAGCACCCGGACACCGACCTGGAGACCTACGGCCTGACCCTGTGGGACCTGGACCGCGAGGTGGCCACCGGCGGCTTCGGCGGCAAGGAACGGGCCACGCTCAAGGAGATCCTGGACGTGCTCCAGGACAGCTACTGCCGCACCATCGGCGTGGAGTTCATGCACATCCAGGACCCGGAGCAGCGGCACTGGATCCAGGAGAAGGTCGAGGTCAAGGCGACCAAGGTCAGCCGCGACGAGCAGATGCGCATCCTGCGGCGCCTGAACGCGGCGGAGGCCTTCGAGACGTTCCTGCAGACGAAGTACGTCGGGCAGAAGCGGTTCAGCCTGGAAGGTGGCGAGTCGGTCATCGCCTTGTTGGACCGGGTGCTGGTGCGGTCGGCGGCCGACGGCATGGACGAGGTCTGCATCGGGATGCCGCACCGCGGTCGCCTGAACGTGCTGGCCAACATCGCGGGCAAGAGCTACGCCCAGATCTTCCGCGAGTTCGAGGGCACCCAGGACCCCAGCAGCGTCCAGGGCAGCGGCGACGTGAAGTACCACCTGGGCACGGAGGGAGTCTTCTCCTCCGAGGACGGCCAGACGACCAAGGTCTACCTCGCCGCCAACCCCAGTCACCTGGAGGCCGTCAACCCGGTCCTGGAGGGCATCGTCCGGGCCAAGCAGGACCGCATCAACAAGGCCGGCGAGGAGTTCACCGTCCTGCCGATCCTCATGCACGGCGACGCGGCGTTCGCGGGACAGGGCGTGGTCCTGGAGACCCTGCAGCTGTCCCAGCTGCGCGGCTACCGCACCGGCGGCACCATCCACGTCGTCGTCAACAACCAGGTCGGCTTCACCACCGCCCCGTCGAGCTCGCGATCTTCGGTGTACTCCACCGACCCCGCCCGCACGATCCAGGCGCCGATCTTCCACGTCAACGGCGACGACCCCGAGGCGTGCGTGCGGGTCGCGGAGCTGGCCTACGAGTTCCGCCAGGAATTCGCCAAGGACGTCGTGATCGACATGATCTGTTACCGGCGCCGCGGCCACAACGAGGGCGACGATCCCTCGATGACGCAGCCCCTCATGTACAA from Austwickia sp. includes the following:
- a CDS encoding multifunctional oxoglutarate decarboxylase/oxoglutarate dehydrogenase thiamine pyrophosphate-binding subunit/dihydrolipoyllysine-residue succinyltransferase subunit; amino-acid sequence: MAQLPAQSDPTSFGPNQWLVDELYEQYLEDKNAVDEAWWPFFDGYMARGKQGGNGSAPSSRTSSAAAPPAPQQGSPAAGQQPGPRRAPAPAPAPAAAASTGSAPTPQPAAPNPPAQHAAQKQADAAAAPQAGEGDQAATKPAPDRAAAATTGAESKAASAGGDETSPAAPAPGAKAAPTPRDTPQVKNPKADDQDVVKAIKGPAARIVTNMDASLAVPTATSVRAVPAKAMIDNRAAINQHLRRTRGGKISFTHLIGYAIVQALKVLPDMNANFKLDDAGKPVLIQPAHINFGLAIDLPKPDGTRSLVVPSVKAAEKTDFFHFWNGYEELVRKARTGKLTVDDFAGTTISLTNPGGIGTVQSVPRLMQGQGAIIGAGALDYPAEWQGSSMETIARHGISKIITLTSTYDHRIIQGATSGEFLKIVHALLLGENGFYDDIYTSLRIPYEPVRWARDVLSNHEDDLGKAARVQQIIHSYRVRGHLLADTDPLEYRMRKHPDTDLETYGLTLWDLDREVATGGFGGKERATLKEILDVLQDSYCRTIGVEFMHIQDPEQRHWIQEKVEVKATKVSRDEQMRILRRLNAAEAFETFLQTKYVGQKRFSLEGGESVIALLDRVLVRSAADGMDEVCIGMPHRGRLNVLANIAGKSYAQIFREFEGTQDPSSVQGSGDVKYHLGTEGVFSSEDGQTTKVYLAANPSHLEAVNPVLEGIVRAKQDRINKAGEEFTVLPILMHGDAAFAGQGVVLETLQLSQLRGYRTGGTIHVVVNNQVGFTTAPSSSRSSVYSTDPARTIQAPIFHVNGDDPEACVRVAELAYEFRQEFAKDVVIDMICYRRRGHNEGDDPSMTQPLMYKLIEAKRSVRKLYTESLVGRGDITLEDAQAALQDYQSRLEQVFVETKEATRTHSASVSSNAAIMDGLERPEAQIEDEIRSHRTHSTAISTELLEKIGDLWTSWPETFEPHKKLRQMLERRRAMTRDGGVDWGMGELLAFGSLLSEGTPVRLAGQDSRRGTFVQRHAVLIDRTNGKEWTPLLYLGDGQARFWVYDSLLSEYATMGFEYGYSVERPDALVLWEAQFGDFANGAQIIVDEFISSSEQKWNQRSSVVLLLPHGYEGQGPDHSSARIERYLQLCAQDNMTVTYPSTPASHFHLLRRQAYARPRKPLVVFTPKQLLRLKAATSAVEDFTTGRFEPVLRDKAPLDGNAVTRVLLASARVVYDLEAERDKRQDGSTAILRVEQLYPVPAREIAEAVKAYPNAELVWCQDEPQNQGAWPFMAVNLPGLLADAGEERPVRVVSRPESAAPSTGSHKQHDRERDTLLRDAFDR